A region of Sugiyamaella lignohabitans strain CBS 10342 chromosome A, complete sequence DNA encodes the following proteins:
- the ARO8 gene encoding bifunctional 2-aminoadipate transaminase/aromatic-amino-acid:2-oxoglutarate transaminase (Aromatic aminotransferase I; expression is regulated by general control of amino acid biosynthesis; GO_component: GO:0005737 - cytoplasm [Evidence IEA,IEA]; GO_component: GO:0005737 - cytoplasm [Evidence IDA] [PMID 14562095]; GO_function: GO:0047536 - 2-aminoadipate transaminase activity [Evidence IEA]; GO_function: GO:0047536 - 2-aminoadipate transaminase activity [Evidence IDA] [PMID 19342587]; GO_function: GO:0080130 - L-phenylalanine:2-oxoglutarate aminotransferase activity [Evidence IEA]; GO_function: GO:0008793 - aromatic-amino-acid:2-oxoglutarate aminotransferase activity [Evidence IEA]; GO_function: GO:0008793 - aromatic-amino-acid:2-oxoglutarate aminotransferase activity [Evidence IDA] [PMID 9491082]; GO_function: GO:0003824 - catalytic activity [Evidence IEA]; GO_function: GO:0030170 - pyridoxal phosphate binding [Evidence IEA]; GO_function: GO:0008483 - transaminase activity [Evidence IEA]; GO_function: GO:0016740 - transferase activity [Evidence IEA]; GO_process: GO:0019509 - L-methionine salvage from methylthioadenosine [Evidence IEA]; GO_process: GO:0009094 - L-phenylalanine biosynthetic process [Evidence IEA]; GO_process: GO:0009072 - aromatic amino acid family metabolic process [Evidence IGI,IMP] [PMID 9491083]; GO_process: GO:0009058 - biosynthetic process [Evidence IEA]; GO_process: GO:0019878 - lysine biosynthetic process via aminoadipic acid [Evidence IEA]; GO_process: GO:0006571 - tyrosine biosynthetic process [Evidence IEA]), with product MTATDASSKPLAQDLRHHFSEEAKGRNPSALKEAFKHFHDPKIISLGGGLPVPTMFPFDNLSIESPAPPFAKGNDAAPTSAEETTNVHVTKAVTGKYDDIFLNTALQYGHSNGAPQLLDFITKHTEIVHDVAYKNWQVILTVGNTQGWDSTLRTFTNRGDTILAEQFTFSSAAECVHGLGVNIVPVKMDLNGIDPVQLDKQLDEWVGPKPKLLYTIPTGQNPTGSTLSRERREAIYKIAQKHDFLIVEDEPYYFLQMPEYTKDPEQRKKDYEHISHEDFLKTLVSSYLEVDTDGRVIRLDSFSKVIAPGTRIGWIVAQEAFVERYLRLHEVSIQVASGFSQAIVNGLLQRWGQEGYLDWLIGLRKAYSHKRDVAVDAIEKYVPKEVIDFIAPDAGMFFWIKLDARKHPKYAEFNNDAVAIENYLYEEGLKFGVQLVPGHWFLVNDKTNPPQKELAETVDEKNAIYFRGTFASVPADKLEKALELFGAHIAQQFGVAK from the coding sequence ATGACTGCTACAGACGCTTCTTCCAAGCCTTTGGCTCAAGATCTTAGACACCACTTTTCTGAGGAGGCCAAGGGCAGAAACCCTTCGGCTTTGAAGGAGGCATTCAAGCATTTCCATGATCCCAAGATTATTTCTCTCGGTGGTGGTTTGCCAGTGCCAACCATGTTCCCATTTGACAACCTTTCTATCGAATCACCTGCTCCTCCTTTTGCTAAAGGAAATGATGCTGCTCCTACCAGCGCCGAGGAGACTACTAATGTCCATGTCACCAAGGCTGTTACTGGAAAGTACGATGACATCTTCTTGAATACTGCTTTGCAATATGGACACTCCAACGGAGCACCTCAGTTGTTGGATTTCATCACCAAGCACACTGAGATTGTTCATGACGTTGCCTACAAGAACTGGCAGGTCATTCTGACTGTTGGTAATACCCAAGGTTGGGACTCTACTTTACGTACTTTCACCAACCGTGGTGATACTATTCTCGCTGAACAGTTCACTTTCTCGTCTGCTGCCGAGTGTGTTCACGGTTTGGGTGTTAATATTGTCCCTGTCAAGATGGATCTCAATGGTATTGACCCCGTTCAATTAGACAAGCAATTGGACGAGTGGGTTGGCCCTAAGCCCAAGCTTCTTTACACGATCCCTACTGGTCAAAACCCCACTGGTAGCACTCTTTCTCGTGAACGTCGTGAGGCTATTTACAAGATTGCTCAAAAGCACGATTTCCTTATTGTTGAGGATGAACCTTACTACTTTTTGCAAATGCCCGAATACACCAAGGATCCCGAGCAACGTAAGAAGGATTATGAACACATTTCGCATGAAGACTTCCTGAAGACCCTGGTGTCTTCTTACCTTGAAGTCGATACTGACGGAAGAGTTATCCGTCTTGACTCGTTTTCCAAGGTCATTGCCCCTGGTACCCGTATTGGATGGATTGTCGCTCAAGAGGCATTTGTCGAGAGATACCTGCGTTTGCACGAGGTGTCGATTCAAGTTGCCAGTGGTTTCTCACAAGCCATTGTCAATGGTCTCTTGCAAAGATGGGGCCAAGAGGGATACCTTGACTGGCTCATTGGTCTTCGTAAGGCCTACTCGCACAAGCGTGATGTGGCTGTAGATGCCATTGAGAAGTATGTTCCCAAGGAGgtgattgatttcattgcCCCCGATGCCGGTATGTTCTTCTGGATCAAGCTCGATGCCCGCAAGCACCCTAAGTATGCCGAGTTCAACAACGATGCCGTTGCTATCGAGAACTACCTCTACGAAGAGGGATTGAAATTCGGCGTCCAGCTGGTCCCCGGCCACTGGTTCCTCGTCAACGACAAGACCAACCCCCCTCAAAAAGAACTCGCCGAaaccgtcgacgaaaagAACGCTATTTATTTCAGAGGCACATTCGCATCGGTCCCTGCTGATAAACTAGAAAAGGCCCTCGAGCTCTTCGGTGCCCATATCGCCCAACAGTTCGGTGTTGCCAAGTAA